One region of Epilithonimonas zeae genomic DNA includes:
- a CDS encoding YhcH/YjgK/YiaL family protein: MIIDTLENASQYSLLNPLFEKAFEYLKYKNLDALEVGVTEIEEGLRMIVFDEMAKTKEESLSKFECHNQNIDIQICLKGIENIGWKSRQKCANPIGEYNAEKDVLFYNDNPDMFFQLNENQFAVFYPNDVHAPMIGNGFIRKIVFKVKI, encoded by the coding sequence ATGATTATAGATACATTAGAAAATGCTTCTCAATATTCTTTGCTCAATCCATTATTTGAAAAAGCTTTCGAGTATTTAAAATACAAAAATTTAGATGCTTTAGAGGTTGGAGTTACAGAGATTGAGGAAGGTCTTCGAATGATTGTTTTTGATGAAATGGCCAAAACAAAAGAAGAAAGTCTTTCCAAATTCGAATGTCATAATCAAAATATTGATATTCAAATCTGTCTGAAGGGAATAGAAAATATTGGTTGGAAATCAAGGCAAAAATGCGCAAACCCAATCGGAGAATACAATGCAGAAAAAGATGTTCTTTTTTACAATGATAATCCGGATATGTTTTTCCAATTAAATGAAAATCAGTTTGCTGTTTTTTATCCCAATGACGTCCACGCGCCAATGATTGGAAATGGTTTCATCAGAAAAATAGTTTTTAAAGTAAAAATTTAA
- a CDS encoding bifunctional 4-hydroxy-2-oxoglutarate aldolase/2-dehydro-3-deoxy-phosphogluconate aldolase, whose amino-acid sequence MTKIQLVTNAIIKQGLLPLYYNADETVTLEILKSLYKAGIRAVEYTSRGESALSNFTKMVEIRNAEMPDMLLGIGTIKNQKQAEDYYNVGADFFISPGFVSEVAEFLIPKDVLYSPGCMTPTEIIEAENSGVTFVKLFPGNALGTGFMSAIKDVFPNLIFMPTGGVDTTKENIESWFKAGVSAVGMGSKLVSKELMAAKDYTTIENETKKVLDIIQSIK is encoded by the coding sequence ATGACAAAGATTCAACTAGTTACGAATGCCATCATCAAGCAAGGACTTTTGCCTTTGTATTATAATGCTGATGAAACGGTAACTTTAGAAATACTGAAATCGCTTTACAAAGCAGGAATCCGAGCAGTAGAATATACAAGCCGGGGCGAATCTGCACTAAGTAATTTCACAAAAATGGTAGAAATCCGTAATGCCGAAATGCCGGATATGCTGCTTGGAATCGGAACCATTAAAAATCAAAAACAAGCAGAAGATTATTACAATGTTGGTGCTGATTTTTTCATCAGCCCGGGATTTGTTTCAGAAGTTGCAGAATTCCTGATTCCGAAAGATGTATTGTATAGCCCAGGTTGTATGACGCCAACCGAAATCATCGAAGCTGAAAATTCAGGTGTAACATTCGTCAAGTTATTCCCTGGAAATGCTTTAGGAACTGGATTTATGAGTGCTATCAAAGATGTGTTTCCAAACTTGATATTTATGCCGACAGGTGGCGTTGACACAACAAAAGAAAACATCGAAAGCTGGTTCAAAGCCGGCGTTTCCGCGGTTGGAATGGGAAGCAAATTAGTCAGTAAAGAACTAATGGCTGCCAAAGATTACACAACCATCGAAAACGAAACGAAAAAAGTATTGGACATCATCCAATCTATCAAATAA